The following are encoded together in the Geobacter sulfurreducens PCA genome:
- a CDS encoding Hcp family type VI secretion system effector gives MAMPAHMTLTGEKQGKIDGSCELQGRENTIQLYEMKHDIHMPRNPHDGLPTGKRVHGPLSIVKMFDKSSPKLYQALCTGEHMKNVQIKWYRINKQGLEEHYFTTTLEDAIVVEMKPYMPMTLLPANEPYGHMEEVAFSYKKIKWTWEPNGIEAEDSWSVPK, from the coding sequence ATGGCAATGCCCGCCCACATGACCCTGACTGGAGAAAAACAGGGAAAGATCGACGGTTCCTGCGAACTGCAGGGGCGCGAAAACACTATCCAGCTTTACGAAATGAAGCACGACATCCACATGCCGCGCAATCCCCATGACGGCCTGCCCACCGGCAAGCGCGTCCATGGCCCCCTGTCGATCGTCAAGATGTTCGACAAGAGTTCGCCGAAACTCTATCAGGCCCTCTGCACCGGAGAGCACATGAAAAACGTGCAGATCAAGTGGTACCGTATCAACAAACAAGGGCTGGAAGAGCACTATTTCACCACCACCCTTGAGGATGCCATCGTGGTCGAGATGAAACCCTACATGCCCATGACGCTCCTTCCTGCGAACGAGCCCTACGGCCATATGGAAGAGGTGGCATTCTCCTACAAGAAGATCAAGTGGACCTGGGAGCCCAACGGTATCGAGGCTGAGGATTCCTGGAGCGTGCCCAAGTAG